aattcataatattatttctATTGTCATAAGAACTTGCTAATGTTAACCCCAAAATAAAGTAAGAATAATGCATATGAgatgtgaattgaaaagaatgtatgagtgtgtgaaaaagtgaataatGAGTAGCtagttttgtattaaaattgtatACGTTGTTATGTATGTTAGatgaaagtttaagttaatcaaaaattcaaatttcaagctcattTGATCACATACATCTTTATCTTTACTCTAATCCCATTACAACCTTTagataagtcctcatgatatttgtatgcatgtattgaataattgttgattgttagatgaagaacaaatcttaaaaaacttgattagaggagaattgagtgaatcaaccctaaacacttgagcgactaaAGCGTATACACATTTGATGAAGAGTTCGATTAgtcaaatttatattttctcCTGTaattttttcttgtaaatttgtacatttttttttaatttaattcaattgtAGATTTAACTTGACTGTGGTGGCTTGAATTAAGCTTTTAGTTTGAAACATAACCCGACGTAAAACATTAGCTAGATGAATTCGTTGTTATCCATTTTATTTGTTGTGTTACACAAACATTTTCTTATGCGATAAAATACATACTTTGAATGCTTATTCTATTTCATATATTTAGTTGACAAGTCATAAGAAATTATATGCCCGCATAatacaaaatagaaatataaacaaataaataggaCTCATCTCGTGTTGTTGAGAGAAATATAGTTTGCTTCGTTGGATCAAGCTAGTGACCACAACTATGGTGCTCTTCTGGCTGACAAAGGTTTTGAGGCATCGAGCATGGACTGTGTCTAACATTCTAACTGCCTATTGTGAACTGCATGGACTCATGGGTGAGACTAGGGCAGTGTTACCGACCCAAAAGAATCACAAgactaaagaaaaataattatttatattcataaattttgtaataattctgctacgttaccaacaatatttttgtcaacatctgccaactcttatttataagtATGTTTAATAAAAGTGTCTTTGTAGAtgtatctaataaaaatatcttttttatagctgtatttaatagaagtgtctttatagatatattttttggatgtgtctctttatatatgtgtttaaaatataataattaatcattattGGCAATAAGTTGGCAGATAATATGTTGATACCTCatactttttcattttgtaaatattaacaaaaatatttattaaacaaaaacattaatattatatttataaaaaatgagttTTGTGTAACACaaatacttaaattttaattttttaataaaatttttaaataattcttaCATTTTATCTTCAATCtcaattctattattttttttctttccaactttttcattttttaacaaagatgcttctttttcttcatgcaCCACTGCATTGTATTTCTTCTTCTCGTTGTCATTTTCAATCGCCAACACTAAGTTCAATTGATTTGTGGTActtccttttttcttctccAAAGCTTCAATTACAGAGTCGGTGGAGGGATTCttctttaaaactttttttttcttttatcctttCCGGTATTATGGGGTGCGAATCTGATATTGTTAGGGATTTGAATTTGTTCATTTGATTCCTAAGAAGGTTGAGTGGGATTTTTCCAAAAAGAATTATtgtcagaaaataaaaaagcaagGGCAATGCCTGCTTCCAGCAATGCGGCGGTGAAGAATGAGGAGAAAATGCTAACAGTGGGGGGGTGGGGGGAGGAAGGAGCTAAGTTGATTTGgaaaaaattctttaatttttttgtctattGTTTGAATTTGAGAATATACTGAGTCATAAATTCGGGTTTAggtggtaaaaaaaataatcctaAAATTGACGCGACGAGACAGAACAAAGAAGCACAATATCAACCTCAAATATGGTAAGAGTGGGAATCGATCCCAGGTgtagcttaatatgaggcaaaTTGATTTGTCACTCACACTTTGTCTCAACTACATCTGTAGTGGGTTAATTAAGggagtttgatttttttttttgtgtattaaAGGAGTTTGATTTTGGTTTAAAGAAAATGTGTTAGTTGTTGGATTTTTTTGACATATTGGATAAAGTTTTTGTTAAGATTGGACTTTTTGTTGGATTATTGAGTGTGGAAGGATCAttgtagttttatttttatttgtaggaTATATCAAAACTAAATTTTTGTAAGATTATAAAGGATTGTCTTAGAATTTGTTTGGGTGTTGTTTTTGCGCGGTAAGTTTTGGGAGAGGTACAGCTTGTTCGGACTAAGGTTGAGCTCGTTTCAATTTGGGTGGGATGAAGCATATGTGATATGTCGATTTTCAAAGAACGAAGGCGGTAAAAATCTGTAAAGACACTCTAATGTTCAAGTCAAAAAGAGTGTGAAATAAATATAGTGCAACTCAGAATGAATAGtgttgagtttggaaaacttatGTCTAATTtaaatgatgatcaaacattattaaaacatTTATTAGAAAAATGTTAATTTGATATTTGCTTCAAATTGTTTGTATGATGGGTGTGTTAGtgtgtagaaaataaaaatgagtttCCTATTAGGTCAAAAGGCAATATGAGCTCAACTTGTTATTAATCAAGCCTTGTGCAAAATTAATATAAGTGGCTATGCATtgaaatgaaagaaagaagatcCAAAGAGGCCCATGTCACAAGCGCACTAACCAATAttgaatgatcaaaagaagGAACCCAAAGGTTTTCAAAGCAAGCCACGGTTACCTACTACATTGTGGAatggaattcaaaatttaaattgattaattgCATGCATAGGTAATCGAAACTCAAAACTAAATTAGGTTTAATATTGCATTGAAAGCTTTGtatcttctctctcctctctctttgcATTCGGTCATATCATTAGTCAGAAAAGAAGATGGAATAAAGAAGAAGTTATCAGGAGAAAAAGTAAAGTAACAGAGAAGCCTATGGAAGAAAGGTTATGAAGAAGGAAGATCTGAAAAAAGGCATGGCAAGATTTTTGCCATTGAAGGCAAGATTTGAAGAAGGGCTTTAAGATTTTCGAAGTCAAAAATAGAAGCAATCCGCCTCTGTCAGAGAGGAAGATTTTAGTTGCAAAAGTTCACTTCCATTTTTTGTTCATCAAAGAAAGAAGGTAGCCGCAGAGCTACACGTAGGAAGAAGCAAAAAATAGAAAGCAAGGAGCTGTCCTGGGATAGAGGTTCATCAAGGGTTCAAATTCATTTTTGGGGCCAAAGTCAAGATGAAAGGCTCAGATTGAAGAATTTTGGTGAAAAGGGTTGAGAGAGGTACATGTATGTTGGTTTTGTTTCGGTtttccctctctcttctctctgttcGAACCACTGCTACTCTCGGTTGGAGAAGAATTTGCTTGGTTGAATTGGTTTCAACCTTGGAAGCTTTCCCTTCTATATTAAGGGTGAACGGCCAAGGGTTGAGATCAAGGAGAGAAAGTGAAAAGCACAGATTTCTCATAGCTACTTAAGCTTCctgagttcttctccttcaaagatgttcattttgttttctttttcttagtatTATTTATATGGGTCTCATGGTAAAAGACAAACatggtgaggtttgtaagaaaaagccagtgAGAGGAAAAATGCAGTAAtcaatattagaaaaaaaagtcatagatgtctcagagtttctttgtacatctgtatgttgtgtttcatgatcttGTGAGAATTCTCTTACAAGTTAGGTTAGCACTTTGCGGTTGAAAGCTAGGTTTTGAGTCCTAATCAAATTCAGATTGGGTGTAGAATATGGGTTTGTCTCTGATAGGGTTGGGTAGATCCTAGAAAAAgtattggtgtttgtaatcttgtaaaagatagtgaaattccatcattgttatGATAGAGACTGGATGTAAGCTGTATTGCACTTAACAGCTGAACTAGGATACTTCTTGGTGTGATtctctcttctctgcttcttctcCGTTTCTGGTTCGcaggagacaaaatgaaaattgtCTCTCAACTTGttacgagacaaaacaaaaatgtCTCTTAACTTGTTAAgagacaaaagtaaaaatatctTCTAAAGTTCTTTTAAAAGTGAGAAAGTAATTTTCAGTAAAAAGGgaggctaagattcaaccccccttctcttagtcATTGATTACTATCAAAAAGCATATCTTTTTTCTatagaatttcttttttatataaagttgTTACACTATAGGGTGTTTACTTCATGGACCTACTATTTCGGTAATCACTTTTAAATATTTGCAAATGATTCCATTATAGCTAAGATTTCGTACAATTAAATAGGcacattttatttgttttcaccGAAGTTTCAATTTATAGATGTATTTGAGTTGAGTTATAACTAACAAATCAGGTGTCATTaagttgtaaaattttttttcaataaaatttatttttttattttttagtgtatttaaaaaaatttaaaaaataaaattaaaagacagGGATGGATCCAGGAATCTAACAGTGGAGGGGccgaaaattaaaatattatataatcaaatataatattatatatttgataatagatataattataattagttttttaatttaaaaaattaataaatatttgtcaaataaaagaattatctcggttcttataattttttcataatttttttgttgttttatatctaataaaatataaaattatatatttttaaatattttattaattaatttactttattaaGTATTTATGTGACactaagttatatttttatgttttatatcattaaaaaatatgacatataataatataagttaATTGCACTAACAATTTTGTTAtgtgaatttaaaatatattaaagtatttttatataataatagggataaaaattaattaaaaaagaataaaaaaacaactaaataaaatttaaaaaataatattatcataaataatattaaagtattttatatgattataaatgttaaaattaatcttaagaaaagaaatgtaaaaaaagaaattttgaattaaataaaaaatacaaataatatattctaaaaaatacaaataatataaatatatgtaaaaaaatttaaaccctATTACATAAAgaataataacttttttttatcaaaaataaagatattcgAACCCACAACTTCTTAATTGAGTATggaaaaattatgtcatttgaactATAGTTCATTAGCAAgaataataactttttttattattactatattattaaattttatcctATACAAGATATCTATTATAATAGTATATgaacttttaaaatttgttggGAGCCAAGACCACTACTCCCCCCTTGAATTCGTCCCTgttaaaaaacatatttttttaactatacattatttcttgaaagattttttatttaaaacaagatgtttttaaacattataaataaataaataaaatttttatgttgtgaTATCCAATcataattgttaaataaaataatatttttatataaaatatctaaatataaatttatttttgtccccTTAAAATTTCACCCAAAGAAGTGAAACAAGTCCTTATTCATGCATAGCCTTATTTATCCTCGGTAGCTATTATTAAGATAATTGTTTAAGCAATAAAGGAATTTGTTGATGGTTcatattctaatttattttggttcatattcctctttcttattttaaaaaattgcatAGTTTTATAAGGATTTTCTGAATTAATAATGCCTTATTAAtcatttctttaaaaaaacaatttaattcattattttaaaatcaGAGTATtgttaatctgtgttttcttcTTTACCAAAATTAACCCAACTCAAAGCGAAAGAGCTAATAATGGTCAAAGAGGGCGAGATCAAGAGGAAGAAGCATATTCTCCATTACGTACATCCCAAGCGGGACGCAAACACTCACAACTAGCTACCACGCACACACTCCTTCCACCGGCAGTTAGAGGGATCCAACAACCCACCCTCCTCCCTCAAACTCCATCACCACCACCGCCTCCGCCGCCGCACACAgtgaggaaaaaataaaaattaaccatGTTAGACGGAACCGAAGACGAAGAGAAGTTTCTCGCCGCCGGAATCGCTGGCCTTCAGCAGAATTCCTTCTACATGCACCGCGCATTGGTAACTACTCTTTTAAACCctaacctctctctctctttgccgcttcttcttccttctgttCCACGCTAAATCCAGATTCGCCTCTTCGCAAATTAATCGCAATTCCTTTGGATCCAATTCCGATTCTATCTCAGGACTCCAACAATCTAAGAGATGCTCTCAAGTATTCCGCTCAGATGCTCTCCGAGCTCAGGACTTCCAAGCTTTCTCCTCACAAGTACTACGAACTCTGTCAGTTTTTCGCTCTCAGATCccccttcacttctttgattttttgtttattttcataattGGATCCTGAAATTGGTTATGCTGTTTTTTAATTGCGACCTTTGCTGTTCGTAATTTGCGTAtctattgtgaatttttttttggtgggGCTTTAGACATGCGCGCATTTGATCAGTTGAGGAAGCTGGAGATGTTCTTCGAGGAAGAGACTCGTCGTGGTTGCTCCATTATTGATCTCTATGAGCTCGTCCAGCACGCCGGCAACATTTTGCCTCGACTGTAAGTCACAGTTGTTAGTTATTGTCTTTGCATTCATCTATTAGAAAATGCTTGTGATAGGAAATTGTTCCCGAACGGTATCTTCTCTATTATAGTCACCATCGTGAAAATGTCTAGTTAGTTATGTATTTGATAagcttcactttttttttttcaattactaaTTTGAGTTATGTGCAATACGGCTGATACTTAAATGCTGATTTCTTCTAATTGCTCGTTGTTGGGTTTGATATTTCACAACGgtgaaaataatttctcttgCTAAGAAAACCAATGGCAAGTAAATTTCTGATTATTGCCTTGACATGTGTTTTACTAGTAAGCTGTCACATCAGTTTTGGATGAGAAGGGTTTTAGGTATTGAggttgcagtggtttatgcattATTTCTTTCATATTAATCTGCTTCTCACATATGATGTTTTAATTGTACAATCATGATCAGGTATCTCCTCTGTACAGTAGGATCCGTGTACATCAAATCAAAGGAAGCTCCTGCCAAGGATGTTCTAAAGGATCTTGTGGAGATGTGTCGTGGTATTCAGCACCCTGTTCGTGGACTCTTTCTCAGAAGTTATCTTTCTCAAGTTAGTAGGGACAAATTGCCGGATATTGGTTCTGAGTATGAAGGGTAAGcattttttttccagctttgAAGTTATCGGAACAGAACAGACTAGGTGTTTCATGATATTTGCAATTTAGTTGATCATTCATTGGCTCTCTTTTGGCATGGTCATTTCTTTTGGTTTTGTCCAGAACAAGAGTCTAATCTGAATCCAATTTAAACTAGTATCTTACTGGTCCCTGCACTTTTGTGATGTTGATGATGAAACTATTAGTGTGATTAGAGTATTGGGTCctcctttttgtttatttttatttgtttctctttcaaatagTGTGTGTTTTACTTAGATATGGGGCAGTGGTGTTGTCATTCACTTTATTTTATGCTGCACCGATTTGAGATTGAACCAGATACGTGAATGTCTACTCTGTTATTTGTAGGGATGCTGATACTGTATCTGATGCTGTAGAGTTTGTACTTCAAAATTTCACAGAAATGAACAAACTTTGGGTGCGCATGCAACATCAGGTTGGTTAAATTGCCTGCAGAGTGTTTCTGCTCTCATGTTTGGACATGCATGTCGTCACAATAGTTGCATGTCATGAGGGCATGATTTCTGGTCACGCAGGTTTAGTAATGCATGTGAATCATTCATACTCTTAGCTGACCCTGAGTTGAGGCTTGCTGTCGGGCTTTCTGGTCTGCAGGGGCCTGCCCGGGAGAAGGAGAAACGGGAGAAAGAAAGGAGTGAGCTGCGCGATCTTGTAATATCTGAAGCCTGTAACTGGTTTAGTTGGCTGCAATGGGATTGTATACATGATCAAATGCTTATAGAAGGTTTTGCTTGCTTCTTTATCCTTATTTGTTAGGTTGGGAAGAATCTCCATGTTCTCAGTCAGATAGAGGGTGTTGATCTTGATATGTACAAAGATATTGTGCTTCCCAGAGTATTAGAGCAGGTCTTATTTGTTGCTttgttatttctattttgtttgtcaaagacataattcactttttaactggatttttctttttcccttgtGCTTGATTATCTTTGACAGGTTGTTAATTGCAAAGATGAGTTGGCCCAGTTTTACTTGATGGATTGCATAATTCAAGTCTTCCCTGATGAGTATCACTTGCAAACTCTTGATGTATTGTTGGGTGCTTGCCCTCAGCTTCAGGTTAGTGAACTTGGTTAAAAACACGAGGTTTTGTTCAATAAATAGAGTTGCAAAGAAGCTCCAAAAATGTATCAGCAAGATGATTACCCATAGAAAGATTTGACTAAACAGCTACAAAATAGCATGTGGAccctcaattttttaaaaactgcTGCAGATGTTTCTGTAAGTCGATGCTGTTCAACTTGTAACTTGAGGAGTAGCTCATTTGGCATCTCCAAAATTTTACTTAATAATGTGATATGCAACAAATGGAAGCCAACCTAGTGATATTCTTAATGCATTTATTTGCAAATTATCTTACGGCCAATAAAGTATTTTGCATCAAATTCTATTTTCAGGATTTATGTTTTGCAGGTCTACAGAACTCAAAAATACCAGTTAACTTGTTTTAGTAAATTAGCATCTGCCTTTTCTGAGTGCTAGTTGTTACCTTTTATCTTGAGCACTAACCCCTTTAGGGAACCATTGTACATTACCTGTATTGTTTTAATATGTAAGCATATGAATGAATTTTACATCTAATAGTTTACAGTTGCTCCCCCATCTGGATCGATTGGAAATGTTTAAGCAAATGCTTAACAGTAGCTAATGTATATCTTGTTCAGAATTATGACATTATCCAAAATATATACGACAATTTTATGGTGTAAATCCTGTATGTATCGTCACTAAGttgctttttcatttttctttcttattatcTTTTCCCATAGCCGTCCGTTGATATCAAGACAGTACTGTCTCAATTAATGGAAAGGCTTTCACATTATGCTGCATCAAGTGCAGAGGTGTTGCCAGAATTTTTGCAAGTGGAAGCATTTGCCAAATTAAGCAATGCCATTGGCAGGGTATATTTGGACTTTTTGGTTTAATAAATGTCAGATGTTGGCATCATGCAGTGCCAACACGTGTGTCTCATTGATTGTGAAATACGAGGTCTTCCATTGTTATGCAGGTGATAGAGGCACAGCCTGACATGCCCACTCTTGGAGTTGTAACTTTATATTCATCTCTTCTCACATTCACTCTTCATGTTCACCCGGATCGACTTGATTATGCAGATCAAGTCCTGGTATGTTTCCATTCAAAATGGTTGTGTGCATGCATGTTAACTGCTCTTCTTACTAATTCATTTGATCAAAATTCAGCCATTGTCATTATTTCCTTAATTTGtggtaataactaataaaatactttaaaaaagaatgaaagaaacaaTATCTTTGTTGAATTTTGTCATAAAATAGCATTATTGCATTTAATGGACAAGAACACTGTTCCTTTCatggcaagaaaaaaaaaaaatccttaatTCTGTCAAGGTCATGTCCTGATTGTATGTACCTCTTGTTAGGGAGCATGTGTGAGAAAACTCTCTGGCAAAGGGAAAATTGAAGACAGCAAGGCAACAAAGCAGGTTGTTGCTCTATTAAGTGCTccattagaaaaatataatgataTTATGACTGCCTTGAAGCTTTCAAATTATCCTCGTGTACTGGAATATCTCGATGTTCCAACTATTAGGGTCATGGCAACTGTTATTATTCAAAGCATTATGAAAAATGGAACTCGCATTTCTACTTCAGACAAGGTATATAGGTTATTtaattgtctttttttttttttcatttcactttcttttgttgttgttgtaagtATCTTACTACAACATTGCTTGGATTCTAGGTTGAAGCATTGTTTGAATTGATAAAGGGGCTTATCAAGGATTCTGACGGGACCTCAAATGACAAGGTCATTTAAGTTCAACAGCTAGTCATCTAGGGATATTTCTTAAAATCCTGGTTATTGTGAAAACACAATCCTTATTTGTTGGATCCTTTCTcagtttggatttttttttaatccccCCTTTCCTCCCTTTTAGCTGGACGAAGATGACTTCAAAGAGGAGCAAAATTCTGTTGCCCGCCTAATCCAGATGTTTTATAATGATGATCCTGAAGAGATGCTTAAGGTGAATATACATGCATTAGCATGATGATAATTATGCTCATTTTTTCTGCCTGAAAGTCCATATATCTTTCTAACTGCAGTTAATAGTTTCGTCTGATTTCACTTCCTTCTTACTGTATTTTTTGTATTCATGCTGCTCGTGGGTTTTGCCCTTGCAAGTACTCAAATAAGTTTTTTACTTGCAAGCTGGATCTGGTGGCGAGTTAGTTTGTCACATTGAACTTTTCACCTTAATAATAAGTTGATAACTGTTCCTGGGCTCCTGTGAGTGGAACTTGTTATCTGTATTTTACTGTTATTATAGTTTGTTTTAACGGTATTTGAGATGAAATCAGTGAGTGGAAAGTTCAGCTTTTACTTTATGTTGTGTCATAATAGTTATCCACTGAATTGCAGATCATAGAAACTGTGAGGAAGCACATATTGGCTGGAGGACCAAAACGCTTGCCTTTCACTGTTCCACCTCTTGTTTTTTGTTCGTTAAAGGTTTGGTTGATCATATTGATTAGTTGTCTTCTTTTGTTATACCTTGTTTTCTGCTTAAACcgtgatgaattgatgatgctgTAAACAATAGCATAGATTAGATACCAAATTGAAAACCATAATGATAACAATAAT
The Arachis duranensis cultivar V14167 chromosome 5, aradu.V14167.gnm2.J7QH, whole genome shotgun sequence genome window above contains:
- the LOC107487464 gene encoding vacuolar protein sorting-associated protein 35A, which codes for MLDGTEDEEKFLAAGIAGLQQNSFYMHRALDSNNLRDALKYSAQMLSELRTSKLSPHKYYELYMRAFDQLRKLEMFFEEETRRGCSIIDLYELVQHAGNILPRLYLLCTVGSVYIKSKEAPAKDVLKDLVEMCRGIQHPVRGLFLRSYLSQVSRDKLPDIGSEYEGDADTVSDAVEFVLQNFTEMNKLWVRMQHQGPAREKEKREKERSELRDLVGKNLHVLSQIEGVDLDMYKDIVLPRVLEQVVNCKDELAQFYLMDCIIQVFPDEYHLQTLDVLLGACPQLQPSVDIKTVLSQLMERLSHYAASSAEVLPEFLQVEAFAKLSNAIGRVIEAQPDMPTLGVVTLYSSLLTFTLHVHPDRLDYADQVLGACVRKLSGKGKIEDSKATKQVVALLSAPLEKYNDIMTALKLSNYPRVLEYLDVPTIRVMATVIIQSIMKNGTRISTSDKVEALFELIKGLIKDSDGTSNDKLDEDDFKEEQNSVARLIQMFYNDDPEEMLKIIETVRKHILAGGPKRLPFTVPPLVFCSLKLVRQLQGQEENPFGDDASTTPKKIFQLLNQIIETLSGIPVPELALQLYLQCAEAANDCELEPVAYEFFTQAYILYEEEISDSRAQITCIHLIIGTLQRMHVFGVENRDTLTHKATGYSAKLLKKPDQCRAVYACSHLFWVEDHDNMKDGERVLLCLKRALRIANAAQQMANAARGSTGSVMLFIEILNKYLYFFEKGNPQITVASIQSLIELIMNEMQSDSTTSDPAAEAFLASTMRYVQFQKQKGGAVGEKYEPIKYEPIKA